A single window of Microbacterium oryzae DNA harbors:
- a CDS encoding carboxylate-amine ligase, with protein sequence MRTFGVEEELLLVDATTGRPRPLAPEILERSGEHELRGFAMTSEVAQEMVEVVVEPCRTADELRRAVRAGRETADGLARELDGRALALATSPVPQRTHLSEGPRYAAVRERFRGMAQGTLECGLHVHVAIDDAAEGVAVLDRIRVWLPVILALSANSPFRDGSDTGFASYRHVVWHLWPTAGPLELVGTPERYEQLVQSLLATGGILDDGQIYFDARLSRRHPTVEVRVADVCLDPEDTITLAVLIRGLVDTAVDEWRRGDEPNPLPAQAIRLASWMAARWGVRGDLVDPGTGRAAPAAEVVEALLAHVRPALAANGDTDTAEIGVREILVRGTGAERQRARRELSGSLAGAALGAGAVDD encoded by the coding sequence ATGAGGACGTTCGGTGTGGAGGAAGAGCTGCTGCTCGTCGACGCGACCACGGGGCGGCCGCGGCCGCTCGCGCCGGAGATCCTGGAGCGGTCCGGCGAGCACGAGCTGCGCGGGTTCGCGATGACCTCCGAGGTCGCGCAGGAGATGGTCGAGGTCGTCGTCGAGCCCTGCCGCACCGCCGACGAGCTGCGCCGCGCCGTCCGTGCCGGGCGCGAGACGGCGGATGGCCTCGCCCGCGAGCTCGACGGTCGCGCGCTCGCCCTGGCGACGTCGCCCGTCCCGCAGCGCACGCACCTGAGCGAGGGGCCGCGGTACGCGGCGGTGCGCGAGCGCTTCCGCGGGATGGCGCAGGGGACCCTCGAGTGCGGCCTGCACGTGCACGTCGCGATCGACGACGCCGCGGAGGGCGTCGCGGTGCTCGACCGCATCCGCGTCTGGCTTCCCGTCATCCTCGCCCTGAGCGCGAACTCGCCCTTCCGCGACGGCTCCGACACCGGCTTCGCCAGCTATCGGCACGTGGTGTGGCACCTCTGGCCGACCGCGGGGCCCCTCGAGCTCGTCGGCACTCCGGAGCGGTACGAGCAGCTCGTGCAGTCGCTCCTCGCGACCGGCGGCATCCTCGACGACGGCCAGATCTACTTCGACGCCCGGCTCTCCCGTCGGCACCCCACCGTGGAGGTGCGGGTGGCCGATGTCTGCCTCGACCCCGAGGACACCATCACGCTCGCCGTCCTGATCCGCGGGCTCGTCGACACCGCGGTCGACGAGTGGCGGCGCGGCGACGAGCCGAACCCGCTGCCGGCCCAGGCCATCCGACTGGCGTCGTGGATGGCCGCGCGTTGGGGTGTGCGCGGAGACCTCGTCGACCCGGGGACCGGTCGTGCGGCTCCGGCCGCCGAGGTCGTCGAGGCGCTGCTCGCGCATGTCCGGCCGGCGCTCGCCGCGAACGGCGACACCGACACGGCGGAGATCGGCGTGCGCGAGATCCTGGTGCGCGGCACGGGAGCCGAACGGCAGCGCGCCCGCCGCGAGCTCTCGGGCTCGCTCGCCGGCGCCGCGCTCGGCGCCGGCGCGGTCGACGACTGA
- a CDS encoding cupin domain-containing protein, translated as MPRSSFPGGTSVSLLDIYADAAPDGVCGGSPHMHLVSTEAYIVVAGRGALQTIDASGFQETPLTEGVVVWFTPGTIHRAVNHGGLRVAVLMSNAGLPEAGDAVLTFPADVLADPEAYARAADLGAPEGRGERAARRRDLAAAGFADLRMAVEAGDGSALAAFHEQAGRLVRERSKGWGELVAEGPLALAQQSLDLVRAVEDGDARHLSEARVRSASTPAEPGYGMCGRLRPFDVSD; from the coding sequence ATGCCCCGATCCAGCTTCCCCGGCGGGACCTCCGTCAGCCTGCTCGACATCTACGCGGATGCGGCCCCGGACGGCGTCTGCGGCGGCAGCCCGCATATGCACCTCGTCTCCACCGAGGCGTACATCGTCGTGGCGGGGCGGGGCGCGCTCCAGACCATCGACGCGTCGGGCTTCCAGGAGACTCCGCTGACGGAGGGCGTCGTGGTCTGGTTCACGCCCGGCACCATCCACCGCGCCGTGAACCACGGCGGCCTCCGCGTGGCGGTGCTCATGAGCAACGCCGGACTGCCGGAGGCGGGCGACGCGGTCCTCACCTTCCCCGCCGACGTCCTCGCCGACCCCGAAGCGTATGCGCGGGCGGCGGACCTCGGCGCCCCCGAGGGGCGGGGCGAGCGCGCAGCCCGACGCCGCGACCTGGCGGCGGCCGGCTTCGCCGACCTGCGGATGGCCGTGGAAGCGGGAGACGGATCCGCACTGGCGGCCTTCCATGAGCAGGCGGGCCGACTGGTGCGGGAGCGGTCGAAGGGGTGGGGCGAGCTCGTCGCCGAGGGTCCGCTCGCCCTGGCGCAGCAGAGCCTCGATCTCGTCCGCGCCGTCGAGGACGGCGACGCCCGCCATCTGTCGGAGGCGCGGGTGCGATCCGCATCGACGCCCGCCGAGCCCGGCTACGGCATGTGCGGGCGGTTGCGCCCGTTCGACGTCTCCGACTGA
- a CDS encoding DUF3375 domain-containing protein has translation MSGVPRDVARLTEAREGAALGLVRSRWAPLIIAVFHASFSQEVKRVRAERLHVQVDTYLHELRDAGFEVPAQEEGRALCLSWMRSQWLRRVPLDDGGEAYELTSHALAAMRMHSELYRERALLSESRLTTILDAVRRWATEANPDETARVAALDAEIARLSAERDRLVSGGEVAVADDERMLGGYTDLVELLDQLPGDFRRVEEALDAIHDQMVRDFRAEERPKGEVLADYLAASTRLASQTREGRAFQGALTVLGDEELLATFREDLRAIMTHPFARDLSAEDRAAFVNADAVLRRGLRDVQTRQQRASQSLAEYLAAYDSMQERELTRTLRRVEQELAVWMETARARDTVPLPWMPARLEMEHLRTRFHDPSRERPAPPLEDVSAQAPAPPSLDDVRRQGGPLLGEVRQALTSAAARGAATLSEAFNALPDDLRRPVEVFGVAHLAAEHGLPAGLADDGGVVRTIRPDGTVRAFALPALQPPTETPGDGHDDA, from the coding sequence GTGAGCGGAGTCCCCCGGGATGTCGCGCGCCTCACGGAGGCGCGCGAGGGTGCCGCCCTCGGACTCGTCCGCAGCCGCTGGGCGCCGCTCATCATCGCGGTGTTCCACGCCTCCTTCTCGCAGGAGGTGAAGCGGGTCCGCGCGGAGCGCCTGCACGTGCAGGTCGACACCTATCTGCACGAGCTGCGCGACGCGGGCTTCGAGGTGCCGGCGCAGGAGGAGGGCCGCGCGCTCTGCCTCTCGTGGATGCGCAGCCAATGGCTCCGACGCGTCCCCCTCGACGACGGCGGCGAGGCGTACGAGCTCACCTCGCACGCGCTGGCTGCCATGCGCATGCACAGCGAGCTCTACCGCGAACGCGCGCTCCTCAGCGAATCGCGGCTCACGACCATCCTCGACGCGGTGCGCCGCTGGGCGACCGAGGCGAACCCCGACGAGACCGCCCGAGTCGCGGCGCTCGACGCGGAGATCGCGCGCCTCTCGGCTGAACGGGATCGGCTGGTCTCGGGCGGCGAGGTGGCCGTCGCCGATGACGAGCGCATGCTCGGGGGATACACCGACCTGGTCGAACTCCTCGACCAGCTCCCCGGCGACTTCCGTCGCGTCGAGGAGGCGCTGGACGCCATCCACGATCAGATGGTGCGCGACTTCCGCGCCGAGGAGCGCCCCAAGGGAGAGGTGCTCGCGGACTACCTCGCGGCCAGCACCCGGCTGGCATCGCAGACGCGCGAGGGACGGGCCTTCCAGGGCGCCCTCACGGTCCTCGGCGATGAGGAGCTCCTCGCGACGTTCCGCGAGGACCTCCGCGCGATCATGACGCATCCGTTCGCACGCGACCTGTCTGCGGAGGACCGCGCCGCCTTCGTGAACGCCGACGCCGTGCTGCGGCGCGGCCTCCGCGACGTGCAGACCCGGCAGCAGCGCGCCTCGCAGTCGCTCGCGGAGTACCTCGCCGCATACGACTCCATGCAGGAGCGCGAGCTCACCCGCACGCTGCGGCGCGTGGAGCAGGAGCTCGCGGTGTGGATGGAGACCGCCCGCGCGCGCGACACCGTCCCGCTGCCGTGGATGCCCGCGCGCCTGGAGATGGAGCACCTGCGCACGCGCTTCCACGACCCGAGTCGCGAGCGGCCGGCTCCGCCGCTCGAGGACGTCTCGGCGCAGGCGCCCGCGCCGCCGTCGCTCGACGACGTGCGCCGACAGGGCGGGCCGCTCCTCGGCGAGGTGCGACAGGCGCTCACCTCGGCGGCCGCTCGCGGCGCGGCGACGCTGTCGGAGGCGTTCAACGCGCTCCCCGACGACCTGCGCCGCCCCGTCGAGGTCTTCGGCGTCGCGCACCTCGCGGCCGAGCACGGCCTCCCCGCAGGGCTGGCGGACGATGGCGGGGTCGTCCGGACGATCCGCCCCGACGGCACCGTGCGCGCCTTCGCGCTCCCCGCCCTGCAGCCCCCGACCGAGACACCAGGAGACGGCCATGACGACGCCTGA
- a CDS encoding DUF4194 domain-containing protein, with translation MTTPDHGSADHDSTENAFADDAFTVADPIEDAPDDTRLSLFEGDEGMLTLEQRRCLVVVLKHQIITDDRDEWPVLVRDARLIRSRLNDLFLDLVIDRDRGVAYKVQIRSGASGYVPPLLRDTAYTREETVLLAHLRQRHLAERGSGHPHAHIDRDDCLAAVAQFRPATATDRSGDEKKAGAAVDALVKAGILVKADGDDRFLISPVIETLLPIDRLRVIQEWLAEQNRPENARRRRDETLPDEPDDALPDDDDDEEDAA, from the coding sequence ATGACGACGCCTGACCACGGCTCCGCTGACCACGACTCCACGGAGAACGCCTTCGCCGACGACGCCTTCACGGTCGCCGACCCGATCGAGGACGCGCCCGACGACACCCGGCTGTCGCTCTTCGAAGGCGACGAGGGCATGCTGACGCTCGAGCAGCGCCGGTGCCTCGTCGTCGTGCTGAAGCACCAGATCATCACCGACGACCGCGACGAGTGGCCTGTGCTCGTCCGCGACGCGCGGCTCATCCGCAGCCGGCTCAACGACCTCTTCCTCGACCTCGTGATCGACCGAGACCGCGGAGTCGCCTACAAGGTGCAGATCCGCTCCGGCGCGTCGGGCTACGTGCCCCCGCTTCTGCGCGACACCGCCTACACGCGCGAGGAGACGGTCCTCCTCGCCCACCTGCGGCAGCGCCATCTCGCCGAGCGCGGCAGCGGCCATCCGCACGCGCACATCGATCGCGACGACTGCCTCGCGGCGGTGGCCCAGTTCCGCCCGGCGACCGCGACCGACCGCTCGGGCGACGAGAAGAAGGCGGGCGCCGCCGTCGACGCCCTCGTCAAGGCCGGCATCCTCGTGAAGGCCGACGGCGACGACCGCTTCCTCATCTCCCCCGTGATCGAGACGCTGCTGCCGATCGACCGGCTCCGGGTCATCCAGGAGTGGCTGGCCGAGCAGAACCGGCCGGAGAACGCGCGGCGACGACGCGACGAGACGCTGCCCGATGAGCCGGACGACGCCCTGCCGGACGACGACGACGACGAGGAGGACGCCGCGTGA
- a CDS encoding ATP-binding protein, with product MSDLLIAGYDDETAQWRASHLQVLNWGGFHGHHRVDFDRDATLISGGSGTGKSTLLDAYIALMMPATVPFNGASNDATIGRARGADQRNVLTYLRGKRDSVRDVERVLRGDGASVWGIISMTFVDGSGRRYTALRTYFAPAGAQRSTEVRSRHLTLEGDVHLPDLAEFADGRFDPRAMRARLSTLRYHETTQDFLAAVAARLGIGEGGNSDNALRLLSRIQAGHQVRTVDRLYKEMVLEEPPTYAAADAVLAQFQALKQSHESLAADEAKERMLADIGQLHEEYESARGRVARLDRYGLLHADEASPFRRWAAEAEHRLLVEAEEANKAARETQKEALAVARAAETALAVEVEDLKEQRAQNGGDLLARLDARLADGRARVARVADARRTLEERVAALDVDLTSADALRAAQDGAASFLAEVDDRLAELKRRRDEDVLAVGDLTRKRRGDLAELESLRGRDSLVPDAYDRIRRDIAEACGIDAADLPFAAELIDVHPDHEAWRHAAEVTLSGIGMTLLMDARRQPQIREAIESLRIGRRIRFDGVDLAERAETPADPRWISGRLVFKDSPFTDWVKRRVVASDHLCVDGPSELGGDEPKVTVNGQTSHGRRGAHGRDPRERSILGFSNETRRAEIEGEIEAATARIAEHEEARARHEREADEVQRLAEACRRVQDVEWASIDVAAVEREVSDLAEQRAAILDRSDLLGELDARLVDAAERLEAARSERYRRAADLEDLERVWGGIVDRQDAVAAERDRLDVVLTDEDAAHLDAELRRIEPDVTAERFAKTLPRLIDELQLDVRRAHATLDAAAASLERIFAAYSEKWPDPNRGTTVEAYDEFAAIHEEIAHHGLSQHRLEFRRHLQEVSTMDLKMLSDSFGHALLSIEERLEPVNDILRDLPFASDDDRLRIEMRHLHPERIETIRTQLKELSAEVTGEWTAEEADRRFARLQEFIDLIDASTANPRRDEVLDVRRHIEITASRIDADGREVSTYSTLGDKSGGESQELVAFIVGAALRYQLGDQTRSWPRFAPVFLDEGFVKADSAFTGRAIRAWLGLGFQIVVVAPLDKVNTLEPHMGLNLSVTKNEAGYSFVTPFRDADDSAA from the coding sequence GTGAGCGACCTGTTGATCGCCGGCTACGACGACGAGACCGCCCAGTGGCGCGCCAGCCACCTGCAGGTGCTCAACTGGGGCGGCTTCCACGGCCACCACCGCGTCGACTTCGACCGCGACGCCACCCTCATCTCCGGCGGCTCCGGCACGGGCAAGAGCACCCTGCTCGACGCGTACATCGCGCTCATGATGCCCGCCACGGTGCCGTTCAACGGCGCCTCGAACGACGCCACCATCGGCCGCGCCCGCGGCGCCGACCAGCGCAACGTGCTGACGTACCTGCGCGGCAAGCGCGACAGCGTGCGCGACGTCGAGCGCGTGCTGCGCGGCGACGGCGCGAGCGTCTGGGGCATCATCTCGATGACGTTCGTCGACGGCTCCGGCCGCCGGTACACGGCGCTGCGCACCTACTTCGCCCCGGCGGGAGCGCAGCGGAGCACCGAGGTGCGCTCGCGGCACCTCACCCTCGAAGGCGACGTGCACCTCCCCGACCTGGCCGAGTTCGCGGACGGCCGCTTCGACCCGCGCGCGATGCGGGCGCGGCTCTCGACGCTGCGCTACCACGAGACCACCCAGGACTTCCTCGCGGCGGTCGCCGCGCGCCTGGGGATCGGCGAGGGCGGCAACAGCGACAACGCCCTGCGCCTCCTCTCCCGCATCCAGGCGGGGCACCAGGTGCGCACGGTCGACCGGCTCTACAAGGAGATGGTGCTGGAGGAGCCGCCCACGTACGCGGCGGCGGACGCGGTGCTCGCGCAGTTCCAGGCCCTCAAGCAGAGCCACGAGAGCCTCGCCGCCGACGAGGCCAAGGAGCGCATGCTCGCCGACATCGGGCAGCTGCACGAGGAGTACGAGAGCGCGCGCGGACGCGTCGCCCGCCTCGACCGCTACGGCCTCCTGCACGCCGACGAGGCATCGCCGTTCCGTCGCTGGGCGGCGGAGGCGGAGCACCGCCTGCTGGTCGAGGCCGAGGAGGCGAACAAGGCCGCCCGGGAGACGCAGAAGGAGGCGCTCGCCGTCGCGCGCGCGGCGGAGACCGCCCTCGCCGTCGAGGTCGAGGACCTCAAGGAGCAGCGCGCGCAGAACGGCGGCGACCTGCTCGCACGCCTCGACGCGCGCCTCGCGGATGGCCGTGCGCGCGTCGCGCGGGTCGCCGACGCCCGGCGCACCCTCGAGGAGCGCGTGGCCGCCCTCGACGTGGACCTCACGTCAGCCGATGCGCTGCGCGCGGCGCAGGATGGCGCGGCATCCTTCCTCGCGGAGGTCGACGACCGGCTCGCGGAGCTGAAGCGCCGGCGCGACGAGGACGTGCTCGCGGTCGGAGATCTCACGCGCAAGCGCCGTGGCGACCTCGCGGAGCTGGAGTCGCTGCGCGGCCGCGACAGCCTCGTGCCCGACGCCTACGACCGCATCCGGCGCGACATCGCCGAGGCCTGCGGCATCGACGCCGCCGACCTGCCGTTCGCCGCCGAGCTCATCGACGTGCACCCCGATCACGAGGCCTGGCGCCACGCGGCGGAGGTCACGCTCTCGGGCATCGGGATGACCCTCCTCATGGACGCGCGTCGGCAGCCGCAGATCCGCGAGGCGATCGAGTCGCTGCGGATCGGCCGGCGCATCCGCTTCGACGGCGTCGACCTCGCCGAGCGCGCGGAGACCCCGGCGGATCCGCGCTGGATCTCCGGCCGCCTCGTCTTCAAGGACTCCCCCTTCACCGACTGGGTGAAGCGCCGGGTCGTCGCGAGCGACCACCTCTGCGTCGACGGCCCGAGCGAGCTGGGCGGCGACGAGCCGAAGGTCACCGTGAACGGCCAGACCTCGCACGGTCGCCGCGGCGCCCACGGCCGCGACCCGCGCGAGCGCTCGATCCTCGGCTTCTCCAACGAGACGCGCCGCGCCGAGATCGAGGGCGAGATCGAGGCCGCCACCGCGCGGATCGCCGAGCACGAGGAGGCGCGAGCCCGGCACGAGCGCGAAGCGGACGAGGTGCAGCGCCTCGCCGAAGCCTGCCGACGCGTGCAGGACGTGGAGTGGGCGTCGATCGACGTCGCGGCCGTCGAGCGCGAGGTGAGCGACCTCGCGGAGCAGCGCGCGGCCATCCTCGACCGGTCGGACCTGCTGGGCGAGCTCGACGCGCGCCTCGTCGACGCGGCGGAGCGGCTCGAGGCGGCCCGCAGCGAGCGCTACCGCCGCGCGGCGGATCTCGAGGACCTGGAGCGGGTGTGGGGCGGCATCGTCGATCGGCAGGACGCCGTCGCCGCCGAGCGCGACCGTCTCGACGTCGTCCTGACCGACGAGGACGCCGCGCACCTGGACGCGGAGCTGCGGCGCATCGAGCCCGACGTCACGGCCGAGCGATTCGCGAAGACCCTCCCCCGCCTCATCGACGAGCTGCAGCTCGACGTGCGGCGCGCCCACGCCACGCTCGACGCCGCCGCCGCATCGCTCGAGCGCATCTTCGCCGCCTACAGCGAGAAGTGGCCCGACCCGAACCGCGGGACGACCGTGGAGGCGTACGACGAGTTCGCCGCGATCCACGAGGAGATCGCCCACCACGGCCTCTCGCAGCACCGGCTCGAGTTCCGCCGTCACCTGCAGGAGGTCAGCACCATGGACCTCAAGATGCTGAGCGACTCGTTCGGCCACGCGCTGCTGAGCATCGAGGAGCGCCTCGAGCCGGTGAACGACATCCTCCGCGACCTCCCGTTCGCGTCCGACGACGACCGGCTCCGCATCGAGATGCGCCACCTCCATCCGGAGCGCATCGAGACCATCCGCACGCAGCTGAAGGAGCTGTCGGCGGAGGTCACCGGCGAGTGGACGGCGGAGGAAGCCGACCGGCGCTTCGCCCGGCTGCAGGAGTTCATCGACCTCATCGACGCCTCGACCGCCAACCCGCGCCGCGACGAGGTGCTCGACGTGCGCCGCCACATCGAGATCACCGCGAGCCGCATCGACGCCGACGGGCGCGAGGTCAGCACCTACTCGACGCTCGGCGACAAGTCGGGGGGCGAGTCTCAGGAGCTCGTGGCGTTCATCGTCGGGGCGGCCCTGCGCTACCAGCTGGGCGACCAGACCCGCTCCTGGCCGCGCTTCGCGCCGGTCTTCCTCGACGAGGGATTCGTGAAGGCCGACAGCGCGTTCACGGGGCGGGCCATCCGCGCCTGGCTGGGGCTCGGCTTCCAGATCGTCGTCGTCGCGCCGCTCGACAAGGTCAACACGCTCGAGCCGCACATGGGTCTCAACCTCTCCGTGACGAAGAACGAGGCGGGGTACTCCTTCGTCACGCCCTTCCGCGACGCCGACGACAGCGCGGCATGA
- a CDS encoding FUSC family protein, which yields MMGSFLRDFLRIHPARGEWTVAIRAALSVLLPLLALWATGRLEWAMYASFGALSSIFGRTLPLPQRLRAQGEAGFTLVAAILIGVTVALSPVREWVLIPVAAVFATGMAVVAHRRNWHPPGVLFQVFALGACASTPHVVADLAPAALVSIAALALSLALTYLTSLARHLWRRRAGRATPAWPRQTPAPGTLPGDGPEWPLRHYVVRYAVGIALAGVLATAVGVGHPYWAIVSVVVPMAAPTAAARTLRGVQRVVGTLAGVLVTWVLLSFSPSPLALILIVTAMQVGAELFVGRNYTVSLLFITPLALCMVQLGHPLPVAQLVSDRAIETVLGVAVALALTLVTRERRQRGDAD from the coding sequence ATGATGGGGTCGTTCCTGCGAGACTTCCTCCGCATCCATCCCGCGCGCGGGGAATGGACCGTGGCCATCCGCGCCGCACTGTCGGTGCTGCTGCCGCTGCTCGCGCTCTGGGCGACCGGGCGGCTGGAGTGGGCGATGTACGCGTCGTTCGGCGCGCTGTCGTCGATCTTCGGCCGGACGCTGCCGCTGCCGCAGCGGCTGCGCGCGCAGGGCGAGGCCGGTTTCACGCTCGTCGCGGCCATCCTGATCGGAGTGACGGTCGCCCTCTCCCCCGTGCGCGAATGGGTGCTGATCCCCGTGGCGGCCGTCTTCGCGACCGGGATGGCCGTGGTCGCGCATCGACGCAACTGGCACCCGCCCGGGGTGCTCTTTCAGGTCTTCGCACTCGGCGCCTGCGCATCGACCCCGCATGTGGTCGCCGACCTCGCGCCCGCCGCCCTGGTGTCGATCGCCGCGCTCGCGCTGAGTCTCGCGCTGACGTACCTCACGTCGCTCGCCCGGCACCTCTGGCGCCGCCGGGCGGGCCGCGCGACGCCGGCATGGCCGCGGCAGACGCCCGCTCCCGGCACCCTGCCGGGCGACGGGCCGGAGTGGCCGCTGCGTCACTACGTCGTCCGGTACGCGGTCGGCATCGCGCTGGCGGGCGTCCTCGCGACGGCGGTCGGCGTGGGTCATCCGTACTGGGCGATCGTGTCGGTCGTCGTGCCGATGGCCGCGCCGACCGCCGCGGCCCGCACGCTGCGCGGCGTGCAGCGCGTCGTCGGCACGCTCGCCGGCGTGCTCGTGACGTGGGTGCTGCTGTCGTTCTCGCCGTCGCCGCTCGCGCTCATCCTCATCGTCACGGCGATGCAGGTGGGCGCCGAGCTCTTCGTGGGGCGCAACTACACGGTGTCGCTGCTGTTCATCACGCCGCTGGCGCTCTGCATGGTGCAGCTCGGCCATCCGCTGCCCGTCGCGCAGCTCGTCTCGGACCGTGCGATCGAGACAGTGCTCGGCGTCGCGGTCGCGCTGGCGCTCACGCTCGTCACCCGCGAGCGCCGTCAGCGCGGCGACGCGGACTGA
- a CDS encoding serine hydrolase domain-containing protein has protein sequence MLTSTVRTGLRRAGAALAGAVAIALMATGCTASAAVAGSEVPIASSDLPEKTVERLESAVDHAMKAAGAPGALAAVWIPWAGAWVEGIGTTGPDSDEPVTTDMRFRVGEVTRAMTCDVLHRMADEGTVELDDPLTKWVTSVGSLSDVTLEQLCDGTSGLGDGRDRLAAQFAATPLRVWNPRELAAGGMADRKRPGVEVRDSDAAYLLLGMALESASGESADDLFEKQLVDELNLGGTSLPAPRDVSPGDPALSGWLSAGDDREAACTAPKDVTDASSSMGFTDSGATSTIGDLARFGQHLALDAVDDDGELTSRWQHALPAGDDSYVSGAYIAGSLIGQKGASLGYLTSVYADPQTGMTVAVALNNSAAGADLVDALAKELAAIASKTPAADGQKQPEFGLPWTAKQLREVVADEAVCPVD, from the coding sequence ACGGTGCGCACGGGACTGCGGCGAGCGGGCGCCGCTCTCGCGGGAGCCGTCGCGATCGCGCTCATGGCCACGGGGTGCACGGCGAGTGCCGCCGTCGCCGGCTCCGAGGTTCCGATCGCGTCGTCCGACCTGCCGGAGAAGACCGTCGAGCGGCTCGAGTCCGCCGTCGATCACGCCATGAAGGCCGCCGGCGCTCCCGGCGCTCTGGCCGCGGTGTGGATCCCGTGGGCGGGCGCCTGGGTCGAGGGCATCGGCACGACCGGTCCCGACTCCGACGAGCCGGTCACCACCGACATGCGCTTCCGGGTCGGCGAGGTCACCCGCGCGATGACGTGCGACGTGCTCCACCGCATGGCCGACGAGGGCACCGTCGAGCTCGACGACCCGCTGACGAAGTGGGTCACGAGCGTCGGGAGCCTCTCCGACGTCACCCTCGAGCAGCTGTGCGACGGCACGTCCGGCCTCGGCGACGGGCGCGACCGGCTCGCCGCCCAGTTCGCCGCCACGCCCCTGCGGGTGTGGAACCCCCGCGAGCTGGCCGCCGGCGGGATGGCCGACCGCAAGCGTCCGGGCGTGGAGGTGCGCGACTCCGACGCGGCCTACCTCCTCCTCGGCATGGCGCTCGAGTCCGCCAGCGGCGAGAGCGCCGACGACCTGTTCGAGAAGCAGCTCGTCGACGAGCTGAACCTCGGCGGCACGTCGCTCCCGGCGCCTCGCGACGTGTCGCCCGGCGACCCCGCCCTGAGCGGATGGCTGTCCGCGGGCGACGACCGCGAGGCCGCGTGCACGGCGCCGAAGGACGTCACCGACGCCTCCTCGAGCATGGGGTTCACCGACTCCGGCGCCACGAGCACGATCGGCGACCTCGCGCGCTTCGGCCAGCACCTCGCGCTGGACGCCGTGGACGACGACGGCGAGCTGACCTCCCGGTGGCAGCACGCGCTGCCCGCCGGCGACGACTCCTACGTGAGCGGCGCGTACATCGCCGGCAGCCTCATCGGGCAGAAGGGCGCATCGCTCGGGTACCTGACGAGCGTCTACGCCGACCCCCAGACCGGCATGACCGTCGCCGTCGCACTCAACAACTCCGCCGCCGGCGCCGACCTCGTCGACGCGCTGGCCAAGGAGCTGGCGGCGATCGCCTCGAAGACGCCGGCGGCGGATGGCCAGAAGCAGCCCGAGTTCGGCCTGCCGTGGACCGCCAAGCAGCTCCGCGAGGTCGTCGCCGACGAGGCCGTCTGCCCCGTCGACTGA